From Paenibacillus sp. GP183, one genomic window encodes:
- a CDS encoding phosphotransferase has product MKNRHHYAIFKHITTQYGLRLRRIKSFDSMYKKNVVYRASTNKGKFLIKAFSNRISDGRRFSKAKLVSNIKKLKKSHYPYIGRFLTTKSGRYYVNTNKKSYYMMEWVKGHPMQKDPNHYEKLGKALANLHTSYKDSHDSVSSFTKRQIKCFEIESRLFQLRLKLIKKMKATSSRWFKEHGKQCIGLANEAWEIIKKPEVQHVLSEEKKHPALIHGDVTIPNIVVHSSKLFLIDWDSLRKGSAYYEIAKTLSNTAGYKPELLEALLQGYEKIKRLSPGERLLISALFRFPREAWNEARNLAYGRKTRGFDILKGSWNDRLDCIKKLDQWAYSSSPSP; this is encoded by the coding sequence GTGAAAAACCGTCACCATTATGCTATTTTTAAGCACATAACGACCCAATATGGACTGCGTCTTCGCCGAATAAAATCCTTTGATTCTATGTACAAGAAAAACGTGGTTTATCGTGCGTCGACAAATAAAGGGAAATTTTTAATCAAAGCTTTTTCCAACAGGATCTCGGATGGCAGAAGATTCAGCAAGGCAAAGCTCGTTTCGAATATCAAAAAATTGAAGAAATCGCATTACCCCTATATTGGTCGGTTTCTGACTACCAAGTCGGGTAGGTATTACGTGAATACCAATAAAAAGTCCTATTATATGATGGAATGGGTTAAGGGGCACCCTATGCAAAAAGATCCCAATCATTATGAAAAGTTGGGCAAGGCTCTGGCCAATCTTCACACCTCATACAAGGATAGCCATGATTCCGTATCTTCTTTTACCAAAAGACAAATTAAATGCTTTGAAATTGAAAGCCGACTCTTTCAGCTCAGGCTTAAGCTTATCAAGAAGATGAAAGCGACTTCCTCCAGGTGGTTCAAAGAACATGGCAAGCAATGTATCGGATTGGCCAATGAAGCCTGGGAAATCATCAAAAAGCCGGAGGTACAACACGTGTTGTCCGAGGAAAAGAAGCACCCGGCACTCATACATGGAGATGTGACAATCCCCAATATTGTGGTTCACTCAAGTAAACTGTTTCTGATAGACTGGGATAGTTTAAGGAAAGGCTCCGCCTATTATGAAATAGCCAAAACTCTTTCCAATACAGCCGGCTATAAGCCGGAGCTTTTAGAAGCGCTATTGCAGGGTTATGAAAAAATAAAGCGCTTAAGCCCGGGTGAACGTTTGCTGATCAGTGCCTTATTTCGTTTTCCGCGTGAAGCCTGGAATGAAGCCAGAAATTTGGCATATGGGAGGAAGACGAGGGGGTTTGATATATTAAAAGGGTCGTGGAATGACCGCTTGGATTGTATCAAGAAGCTGGATCAATGGGCTTACAGCAGCTCTCCGTCGCCATGA
- a CDS encoding spore coat protein, whose amino-acid sequence MSFGAHETMEMHEVLMEKINAITHFNLYAKQAKNPQLQDMIMRHQQEEIMSYNEIVSLSRGNGQFNPIPPNTMISGISQQRIQYGLLNPPQFAPQSDSDLSDNEIAIAMLLCHKNGARNSTWATLECADPNLRRTLLNSAATCTHQAYEVFLFMNEQGLYQVPTLNSRTAENFLQSYQPASGSLESQYAIQNGLNNGYYGQSGYGGSMNNNMNNNMNNNMNYQGSMHQ is encoded by the coding sequence ATGTCTTTCGGTGCTCACGAAACAATGGAAATGCACGAAGTGTTAATGGAAAAAATCAATGCAATCACCCACTTTAACCTGTATGCCAAACAAGCCAAAAACCCTCAGCTGCAGGACATGATTATGCGCCATCAGCAGGAAGAGATCATGTCGTACAATGAAATCGTGTCTCTTTCACGCGGTAACGGCCAGTTTAACCCGATTCCTCCCAATACGATGATCAGTGGGATCAGCCAGCAGCGGATTCAGTATGGCTTGCTCAATCCTCCGCAGTTTGCGCCGCAATCCGACTCTGACCTGAGCGATAACGAAATTGCCATTGCGATGCTGTTATGCCACAAAAACGGAGCTAGAAATAGCACATGGGCGACCCTGGAATGTGCCGATCCGAATCTTCGTCGTACGCTGTTAAACAGTGCAGCTACTTGCACCCATCAGGCTTATGAGGTATTCCTCTTCATGAACGAACAGGGGTTGTACCAGGTTCCTACGCTGAACAGCCGAACGGCTGAAAATTTCCTTCAAAGCTACCAGCCGGCGAGCGGTTCCCTGGAGTCCCAATACGCCATACAAAATGGACTTAACAATGGATACTACGGACAATCCGGTTACGGCGGATCGATGAACAACAACATGAACAACAACATGAACAACAATATGAATTACCAAGGCTCGATGCATCAATAA
- a CDS encoding C40 family peptidase gives MKKVILSTLLSLSILSSGAVTASASTTSSSTYKATDTDTFWTISQKFNVNLAALQAANPNVDPRNIYNGVVVQIPNGSSQKQSWETKADAIIATGMKQLGVPYVFGGSTPGVAFDCSGFVQYAFNQYGFNLLHSSALLSQMGTPVSKSELRKGDLVFLQGTYTSGVSHVAIYLGNNKVLQAGTMGTREVKISTFFGTPYYDTHYWGARRLIN, from the coding sequence ATGAAGAAAGTCATTCTATCAACCCTATTGTCCCTAAGCATCCTATCCAGCGGAGCCGTTACAGCATCAGCTTCAACCACATCATCCAGTACATACAAGGCCACAGACACAGATACATTCTGGACCATTTCTCAAAAATTTAATGTGAATCTGGCAGCTTTGCAAGCAGCCAATCCGAATGTGGATCCACGTAATATCTACAACGGCGTTGTTGTCCAGATTCCTAATGGTTCTTCACAAAAACAGAGCTGGGAAACCAAAGCAGATGCCATCATAGCAACCGGGATGAAGCAGCTTGGAGTGCCTTATGTTTTTGGCGGAAGCACGCCAGGGGTTGCTTTTGATTGCTCGGGGTTTGTTCAATATGCGTTCAATCAATACGGCTTTAATCTTCTGCATTCCTCTGCGTTGCTCAGTCAAATGGGAACACCGGTCAGTAAGAGTGAGCTTCGTAAGGGTGATCTTGTCTTTTTGCAAGGAACCTATACGAGCGGTGTTTCTCATGTAGCCATCTATCTGGGAAATAACAAGGTTCTTCAAGCAGGTACCATGGGAACCAGGGAAGTTAAAATCAGTACCTTTTTCGGTACTCCTTACTATGATACGCATTATTGGGGTGCTCGCCGTCTCATTAATTAA
- a CDS encoding response regulator transcription factor, producing MKIIIADDHPLFRGGVRNLLRTTEDLEVVGEASSGDEALELAEQCQPDLILMDIRMPGLNGIEATRLIKEKHPHIEVLILTMFRDDQSVFTAMRVGAKGYVLKDADEVELLESIRMVGSGGAVFSSDIAARMMHYFSAPKLADTAEHPALAELSKRELEILERIAEGETNAQIALRLHISSKTVANNVSTILNKLQVVDRNEARKLLKESREI from the coding sequence ATGAAAATCATCATCGCGGATGACCATCCACTGTTTCGCGGAGGAGTCCGAAATTTGCTCAGAACGACCGAGGATTTGGAGGTTGTGGGGGAAGCTTCCTCCGGGGACGAAGCATTGGAGCTGGCGGAACAATGCCAGCCTGATTTGATCTTGATGGATATTCGCATGCCCGGACTGAACGGGATCGAGGCCACGAGGTTGATTAAAGAGAAGCATCCGCATATCGAGGTGTTAATTCTTACCATGTTCCGCGACGATCAGTCGGTCTTTACCGCCATGCGCGTCGGGGCCAAGGGCTACGTGCTGAAGGATGCCGACGAAGTTGAGCTGCTGGAGTCCATCCGCATGGTGGGCAGCGGCGGAGCTGTATTCAGCTCGGATATCGCGGCACGGATGATGCATTACTTTTCGGCGCCGAAGCTGGCGGATACCGCCGAGCACCCTGCTTTGGCCGAGCTGTCCAAGCGGGAGCTGGAGATTCTGGAGCGTATCGCCGAAGGGGAAACGAACGCGCAAATCGCCTTACGCTTGCATATCAGCTCGAAAACCGTAGCCAACAACGTGTCTACGATTTTGAACAAGCTGCAGGTCGTGGATCGCAACGAGGCCAGGAAGCTTTTGAAGGAGTCTCGGGAGATTTGA
- a CDS encoding ABC transporter permease, with amino-acid sequence MNVFWQTLRAELIKQRSDSFKGRMVFFSLLLWPALMFVSAYFAMKPYRNGAGSAISQFIPGGNVSLFLLSGFLIFQLFWTVVQSAWTFERERQMGTLELVWLTPASKMAFLFGRSIYALLSGMWMFVIFSVLIFVFVADFDKVLWGYFAFSLVLALISALVWGVFLCSICLFSRDSSFIYYIFQDPMSLFGGVRIPITVFPIWAKVCSFFFPVTYSLFLLREAIGGSISGAWWDMALALMVLNAGIIIVTIRILVKAESYARRNGSWTLF; translated from the coding sequence ATGAACGTATTCTGGCAAACGCTTAGGGCTGAATTAATCAAACAGCGAAGCGACTCATTTAAAGGACGTATGGTTTTTTTCTCGTTGCTGCTTTGGCCCGCATTAATGTTTGTTTCCGCCTACTTCGCTATGAAGCCTTACAGGAATGGCGCAGGTTCTGCGATTAGCCAGTTTATACCGGGTGGCAACGTCAGCTTGTTTTTACTCAGCGGGTTCCTTATTTTCCAACTGTTTTGGACGGTGGTGCAATCAGCATGGACGTTCGAAAGAGAGAGGCAAATGGGAACGCTGGAGCTTGTATGGTTAACTCCTGCCTCGAAAATGGCATTTTTATTCGGAAGATCGATATATGCGCTGTTAAGTGGCATGTGGATGTTTGTTATATTCTCCGTTCTTATATTTGTGTTCGTTGCTGATTTTGACAAAGTATTGTGGGGATATTTTGCCTTCTCCCTTGTTTTGGCGTTAATTTCCGCGCTCGTTTGGGGTGTATTCTTGTGCTCCATCTGTCTATTTTCGCGTGATTCCAGTTTCATCTACTACATCTTCCAAGATCCTATGAGCCTGTTCGGGGGTGTACGTATTCCAATAACGGTCTTCCCAATTTGGGCTAAAGTATGTTCATTCTTTTTCCCGGTGACTTATAGCTTGTTTCTGTTGCGGGAAGCGATCGGCGGTAGTATCAGCGGGGCCTGGTGGGATATGGCATTAGCGCTGATGGTTCTAAACGCCGGAATAATCATAGTAACGATCCGCATCTTGGTGAAGGCTGAAAGCTACGCGCGTCGGAACGGAAGTTGGACGTTGTTTTAA
- a CDS encoding ABC transporter ATP-binding protein gives MIKVDDVTKVYEQTRKIGWFKKVKENKVAVNRLTLDLHPGEIVGLLGLNGAGKTTTIKMLSTLLAPTSGTITIDGEDIEGNRRAIQSKINMIAGGERMLYWRLTGRENLHYFGRMYGLSEAVTMSRSEALLEEVGLSDAVDIPVEKYSKGMKQRLQIARGLMNDPKYLFLDEPTLGLDAPIARHLRKMVKELAVKKGKGILLTSHYLQEVEELCDRVYVINRGQLMLAGTTQDIVRQTSGDQIVQIQVERWREEIQSAMSLEMRLPMEAISVDPQSDDGSGTRLIIKTNSADLLVPRLLTWLVERGMNITGLSTEKPTLEDAIIRLSEGVEQDERILANA, from the coding sequence ATGATTAAAGTTGACGATGTGACAAAAGTGTACGAGCAAACGAGGAAGATCGGCTGGTTCAAGAAGGTGAAGGAGAACAAGGTAGCCGTAAACCGCTTAACGCTGGACTTGCATCCCGGAGAGATCGTAGGCTTGCTTGGCCTCAATGGTGCGGGGAAGACTACGACGATTAAGATGCTGTCAACGTTGCTGGCTCCGACAAGCGGGACAATCACGATCGACGGAGAGGATATCGAGGGAAATCGCCGAGCTATACAGAGTAAAATTAACATGATTGCCGGTGGTGAGCGGATGCTGTATTGGCGGCTCACAGGCCGGGAGAATTTGCACTATTTTGGGCGTATGTATGGGCTGTCGGAAGCCGTAACTATGAGCCGAAGCGAGGCATTGCTTGAGGAAGTTGGCTTATCGGATGCAGTTGATATACCGGTGGAAAAATATTCAAAGGGAATGAAGCAGCGTCTGCAAATCGCTCGCGGGTTGATGAACGATCCCAAATATTTGTTTTTGGATGAACCGACACTTGGGCTTGATGCCCCAATTGCCCGGCACCTGCGGAAAATGGTGAAAGAGTTAGCTGTGAAGAAGGGGAAAGGGATATTGCTGACGAGCCACTATTTGCAAGAAGTCGAAGAGCTCTGCGACCGGGTCTATGTGATTAATCGCGGGCAGCTCATGCTTGCAGGCACAACGCAAGATATAGTGCGTCAAACGTCGGGGGATCAGATCGTTCAGATTCAAGTAGAACGCTGGCGAGAAGAGATCCAGAGCGCAATGTCGTTAGAAATGCGATTACCCATGGAGGCGATTTCAGTTGATCCACAATCTGACGACGGTTCGGGTACGCGCTTAATCATCAAAACGAATTCTGCTGATCTCTTAGTTCCACGTCTGTTGACATGGTTGGTTGAACGAGGGATGAACATTACTGGGCTCAGTACGGAGAAGCCTACGCTGGAAGATGCGATTATTCGGCTTTCGGAGGGAGTGGAACAGGATGAACGTATTCTGGCAAACGCTTAG
- a CDS encoding ABC transporter permease, with amino-acid sequence MWQTIKATIIRNQIANMRAYPWSFTLGHILSGLYVVLTSFFAYHFLIQKQIDHRFIQYTGSSDYLTFAVIGGLLNSISVSVMMNVSRALITEWREGTLEALLLAPSRRTGYLIGTGIQQLFRVGLEVVPVVFIGLWIGMKVPEANWVSAFLAILLFLFACFSMALVLGAVMLSTRDTYIVQNTLFSILLLICGFQFPTQYLPQSLQWFGDLFPLKGALQLLRDSLMTGTPIWERSQETGMVCTLCLIFTTIGLIGIKRAERFVFERHMA; translated from the coding sequence ATGTGGCAAACAATCAAAGCGACGATCATACGCAATCAAATCGCAAATATGAGGGCTTACCCCTGGTCGTTTACACTTGGCCATATTCTAAGCGGGTTATACGTGGTATTGACTTCGTTCTTCGCCTATCATTTTTTAATTCAAAAGCAAATTGATCATCGATTTATTCAATATACCGGGAGCAGCGATTATTTGACGTTTGCTGTGATCGGGGGGTTGCTGAATAGTATCTCCGTATCGGTCATGATGAACGTGTCTCGTGCACTGATTACTGAATGGCGGGAAGGGACACTGGAAGCACTGCTGCTGGCCCCCTCTCGTCGCACAGGGTATTTGATTGGAACAGGTATTCAGCAGCTATTTCGCGTAGGCTTGGAAGTTGTTCCTGTCGTCTTCATAGGGTTATGGATCGGAATGAAGGTACCTGAAGCGAACTGGGTGTCGGCTTTTCTCGCCATACTGCTCTTCTTATTCGCATGTTTTTCAATGGCGCTTGTGTTAGGAGCTGTAATGCTTAGTACAAGAGATACTTACATTGTGCAAAATACGCTTTTTTCCATTTTACTGCTCATTTGCGGATTTCAATTTCCTACTCAGTATTTACCACAATCTCTGCAGTGGTTCGGTGACTTGTTTCCGTTAAAAGGAGCGCTGCAGCTGCTTCGGGACAGTCTTATGACTGGAACTCCAATATGGGAGCGGTCTCAAGAGACAGGTATGGTATGCACGCTCTGCCTGATTTTTACGACTATTGGTCTGATCGGCATCAAGCGTGCGGAACGGTTTGTATTTGAACGACACATGGCTTAG
- a CDS encoding metalloregulator ArsR/SmtB family transcription factor, giving the protein MKDFIKKKTSVCISEYNEMLCSLHVLQRPEHHAYRLEWSREVQRNLSPDFLKQLQDFGGLTNEWLSLLDFRLNDGGKHTIEEWIGSLNRLPDAEFIVLIFNQEYTLGQVILWLQGRNEQEWKQLLSERKREALLHPARERKRITDFLLAYVELVFKKEWYEIRPWLVRAERDFYDQLSQAPLKVMEQLHPRLFFKQDAVYAQKAKLYRWPYQGLKRIDIRPSTFVHPHLLLVESDGVLSLPLAVEVPGVSKNEEVPIDLQRMFKALSDSTRLKIVRSLFHQPHCTQQLSHIHGISEAAVSKHLKQLMETKFVTSERRGNYMFYKLESSEMEMVIVYLRNFLEQ; this is encoded by the coding sequence GTGAAAGACTTTATAAAGAAAAAAACGAGTGTATGTATTTCCGAGTACAACGAGATGCTGTGCAGCTTGCATGTCTTACAGCGTCCTGAACATCACGCATATAGATTAGAATGGTCGCGCGAGGTGCAGAGAAATCTATCGCCTGACTTTCTGAAGCAACTGCAAGATTTTGGAGGTCTAACAAATGAGTGGCTTTCTTTGCTGGATTTCAGGTTAAATGATGGTGGGAAGCACACGATCGAGGAATGGATTGGATCTCTTAATCGGTTGCCCGACGCTGAATTCATTGTACTGATCTTTAATCAGGAATACACGCTGGGGCAAGTAATTCTCTGGCTCCAAGGTCGCAACGAGCAAGAGTGGAAGCAACTTCTATCGGAGCGTAAAAGAGAAGCGCTTCTCCATCCAGCTAGGGAACGCAAGCGGATAACAGACTTTTTACTCGCGTATGTGGAGCTTGTTTTTAAGAAGGAATGGTATGAGATTCGGCCTTGGTTGGTGCGGGCTGAGCGAGATTTTTACGATCAATTAAGTCAAGCACCCCTAAAAGTGATGGAACAGCTGCATCCGCGTTTGTTTTTCAAGCAAGATGCGGTATATGCCCAGAAGGCGAAGCTGTACCGCTGGCCATATCAAGGACTTAAAAGAATTGATATTCGGCCGTCAACCTTTGTTCATCCTCATCTTTTATTGGTTGAATCGGATGGTGTTCTCTCGCTGCCGCTGGCAGTTGAAGTGCCGGGTGTGAGTAAAAACGAGGAAGTGCCGATCGATCTGCAACGGATGTTCAAGGCTCTCTCAGACAGCACACGGTTGAAAATTGTGCGTTCACTGTTTCACCAGCCACACTGTACGCAGCAGCTCTCGCATATTCACGGCATTTCGGAAGCAGCGGTGTCGAAACATTTGAAGCAGCTCATGGAGACGAAGTTTGTGACGTCAGAGCGTAGAGGTAATTACATGTTTTATAAGCTGGAGTCTAGCGAAATGGAAATGGTAATCGTCTATTTGCGTAATTTCCTAGAACAATGA
- a CDS encoding DUF421 domain-containing protein, with the protein MPGYMEILIRTLLAFLLLLIVTRILGKQTVSNMTFNDFASAITLGGIAANLAFNVKVMMGYIILSLLFFGVISYAVSVAALKNRKWRKWISGSPTVLIEGGKILEDNMRKIRYNLDSLNQALREKNIFDVEEVEYAVLEDNGKVSVKKKDEYEFVTKKDLKLRLDSALTFPVELIMDGKIIQENLAKSGLSMEKLQKELSKRNKAVSDVFYLVKGTQNQLIFDFYQDSLKNPIDK; encoded by the coding sequence ATGCCGGGATATATGGAAATTTTAATACGAACCCTTTTAGCTTTTCTTCTACTCCTCATCGTAACAAGAATCCTTGGTAAACAAACGGTTTCCAATATGACCTTTAATGATTTCGCCAGTGCTATTACACTTGGAGGAATTGCCGCCAACCTGGCCTTCAATGTCAAAGTCATGATGGGGTACATCATCCTCTCGTTACTGTTTTTTGGTGTTATTTCATATGCGGTATCCGTAGCTGCATTAAAAAATCGGAAATGGCGCAAGTGGATTTCAGGTTCCCCCACTGTTTTAATAGAGGGCGGGAAAATTCTTGAGGATAACATGAGAAAAATTCGCTACAACCTGGATTCATTAAATCAGGCGCTCCGGGAGAAAAATATTTTCGATGTGGAAGAAGTCGAGTACGCGGTGTTGGAAGATAATGGGAAGGTATCCGTGAAGAAGAAGGATGAGTACGAATTCGTGACCAAAAAAGATTTGAAGCTGCGCCTGGATTCAGCGTTAACGTTTCCTGTAGAGTTAATTATGGATGGGAAAATCATCCAGGAAAACTTGGCCAAGAGCGGTTTGTCCATGGAAAAGCTTCAGAAAGAATTAAGCAAACGAAATAAGGCAGTCTCTGATGTCTTCTATTTGGTCAAAGGTACCCAGAATCAACTGATCTTTGATTTTTATCAGGATAGCTTGAAGAACCCTATTGATAAATAA
- a CDS encoding SDR family oxidoreductase has product MEFSGKERKVALVTGANKGIGKEIARGLARLGITVLLSSRDPERGAQAVSELAGEGTLLFLQLDVTDQASVSAAAQEIADRFGKLDILVNNAGIAVKQKTTSEVTADEFRKVYETNVFGVITVTHELLPLLHRAPAARIVNISSNRGSLGSESAFRGQPYISYSTSKTALNGITAHYARELANTPIKVNAAAPGHCATDFNNYSGPRTPEQGAAIAIKLATLDEHGPTGGFFDDNGPVPW; this is encoded by the coding sequence ATGGAATTTAGCGGAAAAGAAAGAAAAGTAGCACTGGTCACCGGGGCGAACAAGGGGATAGGAAAGGAGATAGCCCGCGGGCTGGCGCGGCTTGGGATCACCGTTCTGCTCAGCTCACGCGATCCGGAACGCGGAGCTCAGGCTGTGTCGGAGCTGGCCGGTGAAGGCACATTGTTATTTCTGCAGCTGGATGTAACGGATCAGGCCTCGGTGAGTGCAGCCGCCCAAGAGATCGCTGATCGATTCGGCAAGCTCGATATCCTGGTGAACAACGCCGGGATTGCTGTAAAACAGAAAACGACCAGTGAAGTTACTGCCGACGAATTCCGTAAAGTCTACGAGACGAACGTATTCGGTGTCATTACGGTGACCCACGAGCTGCTTCCGCTGCTGCACCGGGCACCCGCAGCCAGAATCGTGAATATCTCAAGCAATCGCGGATCACTCGGAAGCGAGAGCGCGTTCAGGGGTCAGCCCTACATTTCGTACTCTACCTCCAAGACAGCCCTCAATGGCATCACCGCGCATTACGCCAGGGAGCTGGCCAATACACCAATAAAAGTCAACGCAGCCGCACCCGGCCACTGCGCCACCGACTTCAACAACTACAGCGGCCCTCGTACTCCGGAACAAGGAGCCGCTATTGCCATCAAATTAGCAACACTCGATGAGCATGGACCGACCGGCGGTTTCTTCGACGATAACGGGCCGGTACCCTGGTAA
- a CDS encoding FdhF/YdeP family oxidoreductase gives MGKIKHQGPIKLPSFPEPKLWVSPVPFGLGKIKPKHIRDTLKVAWDNRDNLPYAARILTQGVCDGCALGVSGLYDQTLAGPHLCTTRLNVLRLNTAPAIKPEVLHQDISELRKLSSSELRKLGRIPYPLRRGKGESTFTRISWDEALDRIAGKIKAMDPKQLAFFLTARGITNEVYYVAAKMARFLGTNNIDNASRICHSPSKTALKRSLGIGSSSCNYQDWIGTDVIVFWGSVAANNQPVSTKYMYAAKRKGTKIIMINPYREPAMENYWIPSIPESALFGTKIVDDVYQVNIGGDIAFMNGVMKHWFEMEEKEPGSAIDSTFVALHTNGFEELHEHVIKQDWALLEQSSGLSKERMLEFAELLAKSKSGVFVWSMGLTQHRFGTDNISQVANLAMLRGFIGRKYCGVMPIRGHSGVQGSGEMGADPFALPGGDFGPKHLERMEMIWGFDIPKWQGDIVGVSIENAMLPDDHERKLNLFYTSGGNFLETMPDPDFMRQCLENVDLRVHQDIILNTSTLVDAREEVIVLPAMTRYEQPGGGTSTSTERMVYFSPEIKGPRIEEARSEWEIYVDLASRIKPEQKHLIAFKDAQEIRNEIAVASPNYDGIQQLKEKGDVFQWGGAWLCEDGECPTQDGRGSLIPIELPELRKPEGHFYVTTRRGKQFNSMIYSDKDPFNNADRYDILIHPNDAKELNITEGEAIVAYNKFGTFHGRAKFADTRSGNLQVYWPEGNVLIPKGVYETYAGIPEYNTAVIVEKAETYHAQKDMKYVEKRIEELEMEVS, from the coding sequence ATGGGGAAGATCAAACATCAAGGACCTATCAAACTTCCGAGCTTTCCAGAACCAAAACTATGGGTGAGCCCGGTACCTTTCGGACTGGGCAAAATCAAGCCAAAGCATATTCGCGACACATTGAAGGTAGCGTGGGATAACCGGGATAATCTGCCGTATGCGGCCCGTATTCTGACACAGGGTGTTTGTGACGGCTGCGCCTTGGGGGTATCCGGTCTTTACGATCAAACATTGGCTGGGCCTCACCTATGTACGACTAGACTCAATGTGCTTCGTTTAAATACGGCGCCGGCCATCAAACCAGAGGTGCTGCACCAGGATATTTCCGAGCTGCGCAAGCTCAGCAGCTCGGAGCTGCGCAAATTGGGCCGCATCCCCTACCCGCTGCGCCGCGGAAAAGGGGAGAGCACCTTCACGAGGATTTCCTGGGATGAAGCGCTGGACCGGATTGCCGGAAAGATTAAGGCCATGGATCCGAAACAGCTGGCCTTCTTCTTGACCGCACGGGGAATTACCAATGAAGTGTATTATGTCGCGGCCAAAATGGCTCGTTTTCTCGGAACAAACAACATCGACAACGCTTCCCGGATCTGTCATTCGCCGAGTAAGACGGCATTGAAGCGTTCGCTTGGAATAGGGTCTTCCAGCTGTAACTATCAGGACTGGATCGGTACCGATGTGATCGTTTTCTGGGGTTCAGTGGCTGCAAACAATCAGCCCGTTTCAACGAAATACATGTATGCGGCCAAGCGGAAGGGTACGAAAATCATCATGATTAACCCCTATCGCGAGCCGGCTATGGAGAATTACTGGATTCCCTCTATTCCAGAGAGCGCCCTGTTCGGTACAAAGATTGTAGACGATGTCTACCAAGTCAACATCGGCGGAGATATCGCCTTCATGAACGGCGTGATGAAACACTGGTTCGAGATGGAAGAGAAGGAACCTGGCTCTGCTATTGATTCGACTTTTGTCGCTTTGCACACAAATGGTTTTGAGGAATTGCATGAGCATGTTATAAAGCAGGATTGGGCACTGCTGGAACAATCATCTGGCCTCTCCAAGGAGCGGATGCTGGAGTTTGCCGAGCTGCTCGCCAAATCCAAAAGCGGGGTGTTTGTATGGTCGATGGGACTGACCCAGCACCGCTTTGGGACCGATAATATATCCCAAGTGGCCAATCTGGCGATGCTGCGGGGTTTTATCGGACGCAAGTATTGCGGCGTCATGCCGATCCGAGGGCATTCGGGCGTACAGGGCTCCGGAGAAATGGGCGCCGACCCATTTGCTCTCCCGGGCGGTGATTTTGGACCGAAGCATTTGGAACGGATGGAAATGATTTGGGGGTTTGACATTCCGAAATGGCAGGGCGACATTGTTGGAGTTTCCATCGAAAACGCGATGCTTCCCGATGACCATGAACGCAAACTGAACCTGTTCTATACATCCGGCGGGAATTTCCTGGAAACGATGCCGGATCCGGATTTCATGAGACAATGCTTGGAGAATGTGGATCTGCGGGTACATCAGGATATAATTTTAAATACTTCCACACTGGTGGACGCAAGAGAAGAAGTGATTGTGCTGCCTGCGATGACACGTTATGAGCAGCCGGGCGGGGGCACTTCGACTTCAACCGAGCGGATGGTTTATTTTTCACCGGAAATCAAGGGGCCGAGAATCGAAGAAGCCCGCAGCGAATGGGAAATCTATGTCGATCTGGCTTCCCGAATCAAGCCTGAACAGAAGCATTTGATCGCATTTAAGGATGCTCAGGAAATCCGCAATGAAATTGCCGTAGCCAGCCCGAATTATGACGGAATCCAACAATTGAAGGAGAAAGGCGACGTGTTCCAGTGGGGCGGCGCATGGCTATGCGAAGACGGAGAATGCCCGACGCAGGATGGCCGGGGCAGCCTGATTCCGATCGAGCTTCCCGAACTGCGCAAGCCGGAAGGCCATTTCTATGTCACCACCAGACGGGGTAAACAGTTTAATTCAATGATTTACAGCGACAAGGACCCGTTCAACAATGCCGACCGCTATGATATTCTGATTCATCCGAACGATGCAAAGGAGTTAAATATCACGGAAGGCGAAGCAATCGTCGCCTATAATAAGTTCGGAACGTTCCATGGGCGGGCTAAATTCGCGGATACGCGGAGTGGAAACCTGCAGGTCTATTGGCCGGAAGGTAACGTGCTCATTCCAAAAGGAGTCTATGAGACTTATGCGGGCATTCCCGAATACAATACTGCTGTCATCGTGGAGAAAGCGGAAACTTACCATGCTCAAAAAGACATGAAATACGTGGAGAAACGAATCGAAGAATTAGAGATGGAAGTCAGCTAG